Proteins encoded together in one Camelina sativa cultivar DH55 chromosome 9, Cs, whole genome shotgun sequence window:
- the LOC104715356 gene encoding UPF0481 protein At3g47200, with protein MADKTGKNSDSSSSQPQSVLPSTSTPFPRPSLAEYENNILHYINSKVDLDTTRRKKPVLLLESACKESCCIFRVPQSFAEMNPEAYKPKVVSIGPYHYGGKHLEMIQQHKLRFLHLFLDKARKNGVDKNVLFKAVIHLEEEIRISYSEQLCETSEELVYMMILDGCFILMLLLIVSRNIELDESDDPIFTIPWILPSIESDLLLLENQVPFFVLQTLFVESKIGLAGDLNRMAFSFFNLSMDKPERYWVKHRNFKATHLLDLMRMSFVPNMGSTSMDEDEDFQLIKGESGKKSSLDYTLILSPTRLSLQGIDIRLRSDADSMIDIRLKKNKLQIPLLRLDAFISSVLLNCVAFEQFYTKSMNDITSYVVFMGCLLNGEEDATLLSDDNRIIENYFGSEIEVSQFFKTICKDVVFDIRRSYLRNVFAEVNEKTSKWYSEYRVYLHSPWKVLSISISLISSLLQTISAIFFYLSDINIRQNQ; from the coding sequence ATGGCAGACAAGACTGGAAAAAATtcagactcttcttcttctcagcctCAGTCTGTATTACCATCCACATCAACTCCTTTCCCACGTCCTTCACTAGCGgagtatgaaaataacatcttaCATTATATCAATTCGAAGGTAGATTTAGACACAACTAGACGTAAGAAACCAGTGCTTCTCTTGGAATCAGCTTGTAAGGAATCTTGTTGCATCTTCAGAGTCCCTCAAAGCTTCGCAGAAATGAATCCTGAAGCCTATAAGCCCAAAGTTGTTTCCATCGGTCCTTACCATTACGGAGGAAAACACCTCGAGATGATTCAACAGCACAAACTTCGATTTCTCCACCTTTTCTTAGACAAGGCAAGAAAGAATGGAGTGGATAAAAATGTCTTGTTTAAGGCTGTAATTCatttggaagaagagataaggATATCGTACTCTGAGCAACTTTGTGAAACATCAGAGGAGCTAGTGTATATGATGATTCTAGATGGGTGCTTCATTCTCATGTTGTTACTTATCGTGTCAAGAAACATTGAACTGGATGAGAGTGATGATCCAATCTTCACGATCCCCTGGATTCTCCCGTCTATCGAGAGTGATCTTCTCCTCTTGGAAAACCAGGTCCCTTTCTTTGTTCTTCAAACTTTATTTGTAGAATCCAAGATTGGTCTCGCTGGTGACCTAAACAGGATGGCGTTTAGCTTCTTCAACCTCTCAATGGATAAACCAGAAAGATATTGGGTGAAACACAGAAACTTCAAGGCAACCCATCTTCTTGACCTCATGCGTATGAGCTTCGTACCTAACATGGGCTCTACCTCTATGGATGAAGACGAAGATTTCCAACTTATAAAGGGTGAATCTGGAAAGAAATCATCCTTAGACTATACACTGATTCTGTCGCCTACAAGACTTTCTCTCCAAGGGATAGATATCAGGTTAAGGAGTGATGCAGATTCGATGATAGATATAAGACTAAAGAAGAACAAGCTTCAAATACCACTGTTAAGATTGGATGCGTTCATTAGCTCAGTCTTGCTCAACTGCGTGGCCTTTGAACAATTTTACACCAAGAGTATGAATGACATAACTAGCTATGTAGTTTTCATGGGATGCCTTCTAAACGGTGAGGAAGATGCCACATTATTGAGCGATGACAACCGAATCATAGAGAATTACTTTGGCAGCGAGATTGAGGTATCACAATTCTTCAAAACTATATGTAAAGATGTTGTGTTTGACATACGTAGAAGTTATTTACGGAATGTGTTTGCGGAAGTTAACGAAAAAACCTCAAAATGGTACTCAGAGTATCGAGTTTATCTACACTCACCATGGAAGGTTCTGTCAATTTCTATTAGTCTTATTTCTTCCTTGCTACAGACCATTTCTGCCATTTTCTTCTACCTTAGCGACATTAACATCCGCCAAAACCAATGA
- the LOC104711187 gene encoding LOW QUALITY PROTEIN: UPF0481 protein At3g47200-like (The sequence of the model RefSeq protein was modified relative to this genomic sequence to represent the inferred CDS: deleted 2 bases in 1 codon), giving the protein MADKTEIISSLSDKASLPLSPLPTESCIISTELRNYLSSRCKEPVLLLESAGKESCCIFRVPESFVAMNPEAYKPKVVSIGPYHYGEKHLQMIQQHKLRFLKLFLDEARKNGVDENVLVKAVTDSEEKIRKSNSEELRVDDLEPKEQHSLMFLMVLDGCFILMLFLIVSSNIGLNEENDPLFTIPWILLSIQSDLLLLENQVLFFVLQTLYVKSKIGLPGDLNRIAFEFFKRSIDKQGSYWEKHRNFQAKHLLDLIRKTFLPNMRSVGESETTSSQDVQLHEGNSGKVSSSDSTGVVPLILSAKRLRLQGIKFRLRRIEEEDSILDIKLKKNRLQIPLLRFDGFISSFFLNCVAFEQFYTDSSNDITSYVVFMGCLLDGEEDVTFLRNEKLIIENHFGSNSEVSEFFKSISKDVLFEIHTSYLNNVFKGVNEYTKKWYNGLWAGFKHTHFESPWTCLSSFAVVFVIFLTMLQAIVAILSFLNDKKDDGNAAPPLGLP; this is encoded by the exons ATGGCAGACAAGACGGAAATAATTTCATCACTTTCTGATAAAGCTTCTCTTCCTCTATCACCACTACCTACAGAAAGTTGTATTATATCAACTGAGCTCAGAAACTACTTATCTTCAAGATGTAAGGAACCAGTGCTTCTCTTGGAATCAGCTGGTAAGGAATCTTGTTGCATCTTCAGAGTCCCTGAAAGCTTCGTAGCAATGAATCCCGAAGCCTATAAGCCCAAAGTTGTTTCTATTGGTCCTTATCACTACGGGGAAAAGCACCTGCAAATGATTCAACAGCACAAGCTTCGATTTCTGAAGCTTTTCCTAGACGAGGCAAGAAAGAATGGAGTGGATGAAAATGTCTTGGTGAAAGCTGTAACTGATTCGGAAgaaaagataaggaaatctaATTCTGAGGAGCTTAGGGTTGACGACTTGGAACCCAAGGAACAACACAGTTTAATGTTTCTAATGGTTTTGGATGGGTGCTTCATTCTCATGTTATTTCTTATCGTGTCTAGCAACATAGGACTGAACGAGGAAAATGATCCACTTTTTACGATCCCCTGGATTCTGctgtccattcagagtgatctTCTACTGTTGGAAAATCAggtccttttttttgttcttcaaactTTGTATGTAAAATCCAAGATTGGTCTCCCTGGTGATCTAAACAGGATAGCGTTTGAGTTCTTCAAACGCTCAATAGATAAACAAGGCAGTTATTGGGAGAAACACAGAAACTTTCAGGCAAAACATCTTCTTGACCTCATCCGTAAGACCTTCTTACCTAACATGAGATCTGTGGGTGAATCTGAAACAACATCATCCCAAGATGTTCAACTCCATGAGGGTAACTCTGGAAAAGTATCCTCCTCAGATTCTACAGGGGTAGTGCCGTTGATATTGTCGGCAAAAAGACTTCGCCTTCAAGGGATAAAGTTCAGGCTAAgaaggattgaagaagaagattccatattagatataaaattaaagaaaaacaggCTTCAGATACCACTGTTAAGATTTGATGGGTTCATCAGCTCATTCTTCCTCAACTGTGTTGCCTTTGAACAGTTTTACACAGACAGTTCCAACGACATAACAAGCTACGTAGTTTTCATGGGATGCCTTCTAGATGGCGAGGAAGATGTAACTTTCTTGAGAAACGAAAAGCTCATCATAGAGAATCACTTTGGTAGCAATAGTGAGGTATCCGAGTTCTTCAAATCTATCAGTAAAGATGTTCTATTTGAAATACATACAAGTTACCTAAACAATGTATTTAAGGGAGTGAACGAGTACACCAAAAAATGGTACAATGGATTATGGGCAGGCTTTAAGCACACACACTTTGAGTCACCATGGACTTGTCTGTCATCGTTTGCTGTTGTTTTCGTTATATTTCTTACCATGCTACAGGCCATTGTTGCGATTCTTTCCTTCctaaacgac aaaaaagatgatggaaACGCAGCTCCTCCATTGGGTCTTCCTTAG